The SAR116 cluster alpha proteobacterium HIMB100 genome has a window encoding:
- a CDS encoding threonyl-tRNA synthetase (PFAM: Anticodon binding domain; Threonyl and Alanyl tRNA synthetase second additional domain; tRNA synthetase class II core domain (G, H, P, S and T); TGS domain~TIGRFAM: threonyl-tRNA synthetase) produces MPTISLPDGSERQYDAAVTPAQIASDIGPGLAKAAMAAVVNGADWDLTRAIEEDSAVQLITAKNTDEALELVRHDCAHIMAEAVLELYPDTQVTIGPAIENGFYYDFHREQPFTTDDLAAIEARMHEIVDRDEPIERAVWTRDEAVAFYREKNEPFKVELVEAIPADETVSYYTQGQFIDLCRGPHLPSTGRVGHAFKLMKVAGAYWRGDSNRPMLQRIYGTAWLTEKDLAQYLTMLEEAEKRDHRKLGRQLDFFHLQEEAAGSVFWHAKGWTLYREIEMYMRRRLDAAGYSEVKTPQLVDRSLWEASGHWDKFGDNMFTAENTEDRTLALKPMNCPGHVQIYRQGVKSYRDLPLRMAEFGSCHRNEPSGALHGIMRVRAFTQDDAHIFCTEDQINSESVAFCNLLQDIYADFGFEDIRVKFSDRPEVRAGDDATWDKAEAALRDATDAAELETVLNPGEGAFYGPKLEFVLRDAIGRDWQCGTLQVDFVLPERLDAEYVAEDGARHRPVMLHRAILGSLERWIGILIEQYSGRMPVWLSPVQVAVAPITDSANEYAEQVYSAAMAAGLRVEIDTRNEKIGYKIREHSTAKVPFILAVGGREAEAGTVALRRLGSDKQEIISLDEAMSMLADEAMAPDLRRAKT; encoded by the coding sequence ATGCCAACGATTTCACTCCCTGACGGATCAGAACGCCAGTATGACGCGGCGGTGACCCCGGCGCAGATCGCCAGCGATATCGGCCCTGGCCTTGCCAAGGCGGCAATGGCGGCAGTGGTAAATGGGGCAGACTGGGACTTAACCCGCGCCATTGAAGAAGACAGCGCAGTCCAGCTCATCACGGCCAAGAATACAGATGAAGCCCTTGAACTGGTTCGTCATGACTGTGCCCATATCATGGCTGAAGCTGTCCTAGAGCTGTATCCAGATACGCAAGTCACCATTGGTCCGGCGATCGAAAACGGCTTTTATTATGATTTCCATCGTGAACAGCCCTTCACCACAGATGATCTGGCGGCGATTGAAGCACGGATGCATGAAATTGTGGACAGGGACGAGCCGATTGAGCGGGCCGTATGGACCAGAGATGAAGCGGTCGCCTTTTATCGGGAGAAGAATGAGCCGTTTAAGGTTGAGCTGGTCGAAGCCATCCCCGCAGATGAAACTGTATCTTATTACACCCAAGGCCAGTTTATTGATCTGTGCCGTGGGCCGCATCTGCCGTCAACTGGCCGGGTCGGGCATGCTTTTAAGCTGATGAAGGTGGCCGGGGCCTATTGGCGCGGTGACTCAAACCGGCCTATGCTGCAGCGGATTTATGGTACCGCCTGGCTGACCGAAAAGGATCTGGCGCAGTATCTGACGATGCTTGAAGAAGCAGAAAAGCGTGATCACCGTAAATTGGGCCGCCAGCTGGATTTTTTCCATCTTCAGGAAGAAGCGGCCGGGTCGGTGTTCTGGCATGCCAAAGGCTGGACTCTGTATCGCGAGATTGAAATGTATATGCGTCGCCGCCTGGATGCGGCGGGTTACAGTGAAGTGAAGACACCTCAACTTGTTGATCGCAGCTTGTGGGAAGCTTCTGGTCACTGGGATAAATTCGGCGATAATATGTTTACCGCTGAAAACACAGAAGACCGGACATTGGCTCTGAAACCGATGAACTGTCCGGGTCATGTTCAGATTTACCGCCAGGGGGTAAAATCCTATCGTGACTTGCCCCTGCGGATGGCAGAATTTGGCTCTTGTCATCGAAATGAACCGTCCGGGGCGTTGCATGGGATCATGCGGGTGCGGGCCTTTACGCAGGATGATGCGCATATCTTCTGTACTGAAGATCAGATTAATTCAGAATCTGTTGCATTTTGTAACCTGCTTCAGGATATATATGCCGATTTCGGTTTTGAGGATATACGGGTGAAATTTTCCGACCGGCCAGAGGTGCGGGCAGGTGATGATGCCACCTGGGATAAGGCAGAAGCCGCCCTGCGGGATGCGACAGATGCCGCAGAACTGGAAACCGTCCTGAATCCGGGTGAAGGCGCATTCTATGGCCCGAAGCTGGAATTTGTGCTGCGCGATGCTATCGGACGGGATTGGCAATGTGGCACATTACAGGTTGATTTTGTTCTGCCAGAAAGGCTGGATGCAGAATATGTTGCCGAAGATGGTGCGCGTCACCGGCCGGTGATGTTGCATCGGGCAATTTTGGGATCACTGGAACGGTGGATTGGCATCCTGATCGAACAATATTCTGGCCGGATGCCGGTCTGGCTGTCTCCTGTACAGGTGGCTGTTGCCCCTATTACAGACAGTGCAAATGAATATGCAGAACAGGTTTATAGCGCGGCCATGGCTGCTGGTCTGCGTGTTGAAATTGATACGCGGAATGAAAAGATTGGGTATAAGATTCGCGAACATTCAACAGCGAAAGTGCCATTTATTCTGGCTGTTGGCGGACGTGAGGCTGAAGCCGGAACTGTTGCCCTGCGTCGTCTTGGATCAGACAAACAGGAAATCATCAGTCTTGATGAGGCAATGTCCATGCTGGCTGACGAGGCGATGGCTCCTGATCTGAGGCGCGCAAAAACTTGA
- a CDS encoding translation initiation factor IF-3 (PFAM: Translation initiation factor IF-3, C-terminal domain; Translation initiation factor IF-3, N-terminal domain~TIGRFAM: translation initiation factor IF-3) translates to MGILTIDDALRKADEFGLDLVELQPNAEPPVVKILDYGKYKYQAQKRASEARKKQKVIEVKEIKLRPNIDSHDYDVKMRSVRKFLEAGDKVKITLRFRGREMAHVELGSQLLKRVREDIEEEAKIESLPKMEGRQMIMVLAPK, encoded by the coding sequence ATGGGGATTCTGACAATTGATGACGCGCTGCGCAAGGCAGATGAATTTGGTCTGGACCTTGTTGAGCTGCAACCAAATGCAGAACCACCTGTTGTCAAGATTCTGGATTACGGCAAATATAAATATCAGGCGCAAAAACGCGCGTCTGAGGCCCGCAAAAAGCAAAAAGTCATTGAGGTGAAGGAAATTAAACTGCGCCCCAATATCGACAGTCATGATTATGATGTGAAAATGCGGTCTGTGCGCAAATTCCTTGAAGCAGGGGATAAGGTGAAAATCACCCTTCGGTTCCGTGGCCGTGAAATGGCACATGTTGAATTGGGAAGCCAGTTGCTGAAACGTGTGCGTGAAGATATTGAAGAAGAGGCAAAAATCGAATCTCTGCCAAAAATGGAAGGGCGGCAGATGATTATGGTGCTGGCACCGAAATAA
- a CDS encoding ribosomal protein L35 (PFAM: Ribosomal protein L35~TIGRFAM: ribosomal protein L35), translating to MPKMKTKSGAKKRFRVTASGKIRGSAAFLSHNLRRRSQKMKRQARGTMILHEADARIVRKFLPYA from the coding sequence ATGCCCAAAATGAAAACCAAAAGCGGAGCGAAGAAACGCTTCCGCGTCACAGCCAGTGGCAAGATCCGTGGTTCGGCTGCTTTTCTCAGCCACAATCTCCGCCGCCGTTCTCAGAAAATGAAGCGCCAGGCCCGTGGGACAATGATTCTGCATGAAGCAGACGCACGCATCGTGCGCAAATTCCTGCCTTACGCCTAG
- a CDS encoding ribosomal protein L20 (PFAM: Ribosomal protein L20~TIGRFAM: ribosomal protein L20), translating to MARVSRGVTAHARHNKVIKAAKGYYGRRKNTFKTAKQAVDKARQYAYRDRRVRKREFRALWIQRINAAARVHGMTYSALMGGLAKAGIEVDRKMLADLAVHQPQAFATLVERSKQAS from the coding sequence ATGGCACGAGTAAGCCGCGGCGTCACCGCACACGCCCGCCACAATAAAGTTATCAAAGCTGCCAAAGGCTATTATGGCCGGCGCAAAAACACCTTCAAAACCGCAAAACAGGCGGTTGATAAAGCCCGTCAATATGCGTATCGCGACCGGCGTGTCCGTAAGCGCGAATTCCGCGCCCTGTGGATTCAGCGAATCAATGCTGCTGCCCGTGTGCATGGCATGACCTATTCTGCGCTGATGGGCGGTTTGGCCAAGGCAGGGATCGAAGTTGATCGCAAGATGCTTGCCGATCTGGCCGTACATCAGCCACAGGCTTTTGCCACGCTGGTTGAACGCTCAAAGCAGGCCAGCTAA
- a CDS encoding phenylalanyl-tRNA synthetase, alpha subunit (PFAM: tRNA synthetases class II core domain (F); Aminoacyl tRNA synthetase class II, N-terminal domain~TIGRFAM: phenylalanyl-tRNA synthetase, alpha subunit) — MTDTVQLKAELMAAIDAAGTLNELETVRLDALGKKGRISTQLKSLGSLDPEARKTAGQALNLLKEEIAAGLAARHSALQQSALAEKLASETIDVSLPARAEMAGRTHPLSRTIEEISAIFADMGFSIAEGPDIETDFYNFTALNIPPEHPARQEHDTFYLNPDQTGTRPVLRTHTSPVQIRTMLNTPPPTRIIVPGRTYRSDHDATHSPMFHQCEGLVIGEGIHMGHLKGCLIDFCRAFFGVQDLPVRFRPSFFPFTEPSAEVDIGCRRVDGGLEIGAGDDWLEILGSGMVNPRVLENCGLDPDKVQGFAFGMGIERLAMLKYGIPDLRTFYDSDLRWLKHYGFMPVDVPGLHTGLGTGGA, encoded by the coding sequence ATGACAGATACAGTCCAGCTAAAAGCAGAATTGATGGCAGCCATTGATGCTGCTGGGACCCTTAATGAACTTGAAACAGTGCGGCTTGATGCGCTGGGCAAAAAGGGCCGTATCTCTACCCAGTTAAAATCGTTAGGCAGTCTTGATCCTGAAGCGCGGAAAACCGCTGGTCAGGCCCTCAATCTGCTGAAAGAAGAGATTGCGGCTGGCTTGGCAGCGCGCCATTCTGCATTGCAGCAATCTGCCCTTGCTGAAAAGCTGGCCAGCGAGACAATTGATGTGTCTCTGCCTGCCCGTGCTGAAATGGCGGGCCGCACACACCCTTTATCCCGCACAATTGAGGAAATTTCTGCGATTTTTGCGGATATGGGGTTTTCGATTGCCGAAGGTCCTGACATTGAAACGGACTTTTATAATTTCACTGCACTGAATATTCCGCCTGAACATCCTGCTCGCCAGGAACATGACACATTTTATCTGAACCCGGATCAGACAGGTACGCGGCCTGTATTGCGCACACATACCTCGCCGGTTCAGATCCGGACCATGTTGAATACCCCGCCGCCTACCCGTATTATTGTGCCTGGCCGGACATACCGCTCTGACCATGATGCGACTCACAGCCCGATGTTCCATCAATGTGAAGGGCTGGTGATTGGCGAAGGCATTCATATGGGGCATCTGAAAGGCTGCCTGATTGATTTTTGCCGGGCATTTTTCGGGGTACAGGATTTGCCGGTCCGGTTTCGGCCAAGCTTCTTTCCGTTTACCGAACCCTCTGCAGAGGTTGATATTGGCTGCCGCCGTGTTGATGGCGGCCTGGAAATCGGGGCAGGTGACGATTGGCTCGAAATTCTGGGCTCTGGTATGGTGAACCCGCGGGTGTTGGAAAATTGTGGTCTTGACCCGGACAAGGTCCAGGGCTTCGCCTTTGGCATGGGGATTGAACGGCTGGCGATGCTGAAATATGGCATTCCTGATCTGCGGACCTTTTATGACAGTGATTTGCGGTGGCTGAAGCATTATGGCTTTATGCCTGTTGATGTGCCTGGTTTGCATACCGGCCTTGGTACAGGAGGGGCGTGA
- a CDS encoding phenylalanyl-tRNA synthetase, beta subunit (PFAM: tRNA synthetase B5 domain; B3/4 domain; Ferredoxin-fold anticodon binding domain; Putative tRNA binding domain~TIGRFAM: phenylalanyl-tRNA synthetase, beta subunit, non-spirochete bacterial): protein MKFTFSWLLDHLKTDQSLTAICDALPMLGLEVEDLHNPLAALGPFQIVEIIEATQHPDADRLRVCRVNTGEAELQIVCGAPNARAGLRTVLAPVGTYVPGPGITIKQGKIRGRTSQGMLCSLSELCLGEDQDGIAELPADAPVGTSFADFAETAFSALVDPVIEIAITPNRGDCLGVRGVARDLAAAGYGQLKDMDFSAAEGEFDSGLTWQIEAEVEALVPLISGRMFEGVSNGPSPDWMTQRLTAVGQRPISALVDITNYVMIDLGRPLHAYDADKVTGDKLILRFAREGEEILALNEKTYSCVPDMLVIGDQHGPDDIAGIMGGERSGVSDSTTRMFLEIAIFDPINVAGTGRQLNLHSDARYRFERGLDATSPVQMAGYIARLVQSVCGGRFSHLVVSGSAEIAPQIVAFSPERTKALTGISCAADQQAQILTDLGFTIKRTTADSWQVEVPSWRNDIDGPADLVEEIIRIHGYDNLEMTALPRDNYIAQPAFSPAQLRPVLLRRLLAGRGLIEAVTFSFLRPEEARLFGGGNDALGLANPISTDLSMMRPSVLPNLLSAAARNVNRSVADISLFEVGPVFLDPSETGQRTAVGGIRIGAAHSRDWQEAGRTVDTFDAKADLLSVLNCLGVRTDNLMVSTDTPDWMHPGRSGRLLLGKTEMGCFGEIHPRICDEFDLPSGVVGFELWLDNIPLPRQKGPARPLLKLSALQPVTRDFAFIVDEAVSAQALVDAVRRAARDVITDICVFDVYQGKGIEEGKKSVALTATLQPKDTTFSEDDLSAISTQIAATVAKNCGGVLRGA from the coding sequence ATGAAATTTACCTTCTCTTGGCTTCTTGATCATCTTAAGACAGACCAGTCACTGACCGCTATTTGTGATGCGTTGCCGATGCTGGGGCTGGAGGTCGAAGACCTGCATAATCCTCTGGCTGCGCTTGGCCCATTCCAGATTGTCGAGATCATAGAGGCGACCCAGCATCCTGATGCGGACCGGCTGCGTGTCTGCCGCGTCAATACAGGCGAGGCTGAGCTGCAAATCGTCTGTGGGGCGCCAAATGCGCGTGCAGGTCTGAGGACGGTTTTAGCCCCTGTTGGCACATATGTACCTGGCCCGGGCATAACCATTAAACAAGGGAAAATCCGCGGCCGAACTTCACAAGGGATGCTCTGTTCACTCTCTGAGCTCTGCCTTGGTGAGGATCAGGACGGCATTGCTGAGCTGCCAGCTGATGCGCCAGTGGGAACCAGTTTTGCTGACTTTGCTGAAACCGCTTTTTCCGCTCTGGTTGACCCTGTCATTGAAATTGCGATTACCCCAAACCGGGGCGACTGTCTGGGTGTGCGCGGGGTTGCTCGTGATTTGGCTGCTGCCGGATATGGCCAGCTGAAAGATATGGATTTTTCTGCTGCGGAGGGTGAATTTGACTCTGGCCTGACCTGGCAGATTGAAGCAGAGGTAGAGGCTCTTGTGCCGCTTATCTCGGGACGTATGTTTGAAGGCGTGTCGAACGGGCCATCTCCTGACTGGATGACGCAGCGGCTCACAGCTGTTGGACAGCGGCCTATTTCTGCTCTTGTTGATATCACCAATTATGTGATGATTGATCTGGGCCGCCCGCTCCATGCCTATGACGCAGACAAGGTGACCGGTGATAAGCTCATCCTGCGATTTGCCCGTGAAGGTGAAGAAATCCTCGCTCTGAACGAGAAAACCTATTCTTGCGTGCCGGATATGCTGGTTATAGGTGATCAGCATGGCCCTGATGATATTGCAGGCATTATGGGGGGCGAGCGGTCCGGGGTCAGCGACAGCACCACACGCATGTTTCTGGAAATCGCCATTTTTGATCCGATTAATGTGGCTGGTACCGGGCGTCAGTTAAATCTTCATTCAGATGCACGTTACCGGTTTGAACGCGGTCTTGATGCAACCTCACCTGTCCAGATGGCTGGTTATATCGCCCGTCTGGTCCAGTCTGTCTGTGGGGGCCGGTTCAGCCATCTGGTGGTGTCTGGAAGCGCTGAGATCGCGCCACAAATAGTGGCGTTTTCACCAGAACGGACAAAAGCCTTAACAGGGATTTCCTGTGCGGCGGATCAGCAGGCACAAATCCTGACAGATCTGGGGTTCACAATTAAGCGCACAACTGCTGATTCATGGCAGGTAGAGGTCCCGTCCTGGCGCAATGACATCGATGGACCAGCTGATCTGGTTGAGGAAATTATCCGCATTCACGGCTATGACAATCTGGAAATGACGGCGCTGCCGCGTGACAATTATATTGCGCAGCCAGCCTTTTCACCCGCACAGCTGCGTCCAGTATTACTGCGCCGCCTTCTGGCTGGTCGCGGCTTGATAGAGGCCGTGACATTTTCGTTTTTACGGCCTGAAGAGGCGCGCTTATTTGGCGGCGGTAATGATGCTTTGGGTTTGGCAAACCCTATCAGTACAGATCTCAGCATGATGCGGCCTTCAGTTTTGCCGAATCTGTTATCTGCTGCAGCGCGCAATGTGAACAGGTCTGTCGCGGATATCAGCTTATTTGAAGTTGGTCCGGTTTTCCTGGACCCGTCTGAGACTGGCCAGCGCACAGCGGTGGGCGGTATCCGCATTGGTGCGGCACACAGCAGAGACTGGCAGGAAGCAGGCCGGACAGTTGATACATTTGATGCCAAGGCAGACTTGCTATCTGTTCTGAATTGTCTTGGTGTGCGCACCGATAATCTGATGGTCTCAACCGACACGCCAGACTGGATGCATCCCGGCCGCTCAGGCCGCCTGTTGCTGGGCAAGACAGAGATGGGCTGCTTTGGCGAGATTCACCCACGTATTTGTGATGAATTTGATCTGCCGTCTGGTGTGGTTGGCTTTGAATTATGGTTGGACAACATTCCCTTGCCGCGTCAAAAGGGCCCGGCAAGACCATTGCTGAAATTGTCTGCTCTCCAGCCTGTGACGCGTGATTTCGCTTTTATTGTTGATGAAGCTGTATCTGCCCAGGCACTGGTTGATGCGGTGCGGCGGGCGGCACGTGATGTGATCACCGATATCTGTGTGTTTGATGTGTATCAGGGCAAAGGTATTGAAGAGGGCAAGAAATCTGTTGCGTTAACAGCCACATTGCAGCCAAAAGACACCACCTTCAGTGAAGATGACCTGTCGGCAATTTCAACACAAATTGCAGCGACAGTTGCGAAAAATTGTGGCGGTGTTTTGCGCGGCGCCTGA